The Mesorhizobium sp. B1-1-8 genome contains a region encoding:
- the ruvC gene encoding crossover junction endodeoxyribonuclease RuvC, with translation MGEAIRIIGIDPGLRRTGWGIVESLGNSLRFIASGTVRSDDKASLATRLCQLHDGLAEVLHQAMPHEAAVEQTFVNKDATATLKLGQARGVAMLVPARAGLVVAEYAPNAVKKAVIGVGHGEKKQIHMMVKVLMPKAIFDTDDAADALAIAICHAHHRQSLAYRMAALAG, from the coding sequence ATGGGGGAAGCGATTCGCATCATCGGCATCGATCCGGGCTTGAGGCGCACCGGCTGGGGCATCGTCGAGAGCCTCGGCAATTCATTGCGCTTCATCGCCTCCGGCACTGTGCGTTCCGACGACAAGGCGTCACTCGCGACGAGGCTCTGCCAATTGCACGATGGGCTGGCCGAGGTGCTGCATCAGGCGATGCCGCATGAGGCCGCGGTCGAGCAGACCTTCGTCAACAAGGACGCGACGGCGACGCTGAAGCTCGGCCAGGCGCGTGGCGTTGCCATGCTGGTTCCGGCCCGCGCCGGCCTGGTGGTCGCCGAATATGCCCCCAATGCGGTGAAGAAGGCTGTGATCGGCGTTGGCCATGGCGAAAAGAAGCAGATCCACATGATGGTCAAGGTGCTGATGCCGAAGGCGATCTTTGACACCGACGACGCGGCGGACGCGCTGGCCATCGCCATCTGCCACGCGCATCACCGCCAGAGCCTCGCCTACCGGATGGCGGCGCTGGCGGGGTGA
- a CDS encoding sulfite exporter TauE/SafE family protein, whose translation MSGLLSDPWFYAAAIPAVILVGLSKGGFGGAVGFVGVPLMALAMPPVQAAAILLPILCLMDIVSVWIWWGVYDRRMVVDMMPGAIIGIGLGWLTAALVTEEMVRLIVGAVALVFVLRWLYLQFRHGADHAAAPNRVAAAFWGIVAGFTSFVAHVGGPPFQVYALPIRLDPKVLSGTAAIFFAATNALKLIPYFALGQFDTTNLTASAVLMPLAPLATIAGAWLVRRMRPEIFYPFTYATVAVVAVKLLWDSLL comes from the coding sequence ATGTCAGGTCTGCTCAGCGATCCATGGTTTTATGCCGCCGCCATCCCGGCGGTCATCCTTGTCGGCCTGTCGAAGGGCGGCTTCGGCGGCGCCGTCGGTTTCGTCGGCGTGCCGCTGATGGCGCTCGCCATGCCGCCGGTGCAGGCGGCCGCCATCCTGCTGCCGATCCTGTGCCTGATGGACATCGTTTCGGTGTGGATCTGGTGGGGCGTCTATGACCGCAGGATGGTGGTCGACATGATGCCGGGCGCCATCATCGGCATCGGCCTCGGCTGGCTGACGGCGGCGCTGGTCACCGAAGAGATGGTGCGGCTGATCGTCGGCGCGGTCGCGCTGGTCTTCGTGCTGCGCTGGCTCTATCTGCAGTTCCGCCACGGCGCCGATCACGCGGCGGCGCCGAACCGTGTCGCCGCCGCCTTCTGGGGCATCGTCGCCGGTTTCACCAGCTTCGTTGCCCATGTCGGCGGCCCGCCTTTCCAGGTCTACGCGCTGCCGATCCGGCTCGACCCGAAGGTACTGTCGGGGACGGCGGCGATCTTCTTTGCCGCCACCAATGCGCTGAAGCTCATACCCTATTTCGCGCTCGGCCAGTTCGACACCACCAATCTGACCGCCTCGGCGGTGCTGATGCCGCTGGCGCCGCTCGCCACCATCGCCGGCGCATGGCTGGTGCGGCGGATGCGGCCAGAGATCTTTTACCCCTTCACCTATGCGACTGTCGCGGTGGTGGCGGTCAAGCTGCTTTGGGACAGTCTCTTGTAA
- a CDS encoding SRPBCC family protein has product MAELLIIRREVQIAAPPATVFAFLTDPDKIVRWMGTEATSEPNPGGLYLLNLAGRATARGQFTEVVPVHRLAYSFGWEGNDQAPPGSSLVEIDLVEEPGGTRVKLTHSGLANQEICDSHEKGWTHYLTRLAITAAGGDPGPDKM; this is encoded by the coding sequence ATGGCTGAACTGTTGATCATTCGTCGTGAGGTGCAGATCGCGGCGCCGCCGGCGACGGTCTTTGCCTTCCTGACAGATCCCGACAAGATCGTGCGCTGGATGGGAACGGAGGCAACGTCGGAGCCCAACCCCGGCGGTCTTTACTTGCTGAATTTGGCAGGAAGAGCCACGGCACGCGGCCAATTCACCGAGGTCGTACCCGTCCACCGCCTTGCCTACAGCTTCGGCTGGGAGGGCAACGACCAGGCACCGCCCGGTTCGAGCCTTGTTGAAATCGATCTGGTCGAAGAGCCCGGCGGAACGCGGGTCAAGCTCACCCATAGCGGCCTTGCCAACCAAGAGATTTGCGACAGCCATGAGAAGGGCTGGACGCACTATCTGACCCGGCTCGCAATCACCGCCGCCGGTGGCGACCCGGGACCGGACAAGATGTAG
- a CDS encoding DUF2269 family protein, translating into MDWYSIIKFLHVVSAILWVGGGFVLFLLGVLAERAGNIEEKLQAMRASGQLGSRFFAPMSMLTLIFGLVMCSFWVGFSELWILIGLAGYATTFSIGMFIFKPTGERIGAMIAKDGVTPAALAIGQRMMSVARFDYAVMLVIIADMVIKPTVHDIGVLAGMAMVLVAGAALAFGGSRQMVPSAA; encoded by the coding sequence ATGGACTGGTACTCGATCATCAAATTCCTACACGTCGTCTCGGCTATTTTGTGGGTCGGCGGCGGCTTCGTGCTGTTCCTGCTCGGGGTGCTTGCCGAGCGCGCCGGCAATATCGAGGAAAAGCTGCAGGCTATGCGCGCCAGCGGACAGCTCGGCAGCCGCTTCTTCGCACCGATGTCGATGCTGACGCTCATCTTCGGGCTCGTCATGTGCAGCTTCTGGGTCGGTTTTTCCGAGCTATGGATCCTGATCGGCCTCGCCGGCTACGCCACCACCTTCTCGATCGGCATGTTCATCTTCAAGCCGACGGGCGAGCGCATAGGCGCGATGATCGCCAAGGATGGGGTGACGCCCGCCGCTCTCGCCATCGGCCAGCGCATGATGAGTGTGGCGCGCTTCGACTATGCGGTGATGCTGGTGATCATCGCCGACATGGTGATCAAGCCGACCGTGCACGACATCGGCGTTCTCGCCGGCATGGCGATGGTGCTGGTGGCGGGCGCGGCGCTGGCCTTCGGCGGCAGCCGCCAGATGGTGCCGAGCGCCGCCTGA
- a CDS encoding adenylate/guanylate cyclase domain-containing protein, producing MRLSSTLAWLVDSAGGVIQPDDFLATLGARLIDGGLPLAGGALTLAAPHPIITRRAWLWRAETGVVMEALGFGAGRMPGAGEGDLGREWLARLGTGVVHDYTVGPQREDAQSETPKLDWVAARHLAEHESNTLDQVARFAAAPLAALAARSALSALLQAYLGQRSAAQVLAGRSRREVGETIRAVLLYSDLRDFTALSEETDAEQVVAALNASFDRIAGAVHAFGGEVLKFIGDGVLAIFPVGERSASEACEAALRAIGAARAGMAQLNQVRSRQGMPELQFGMALHLGDMVWGNVGTADRLDFTAIGPAVNLVSRLEALCRPLGRSVLISGAVTAEISTPLVPLGEHQLRGIARSCAVFGLPDG from the coding sequence ATGCGGCTTTCTTCAACTCTCGCCTGGCTGGTCGACAGCGCCGGCGGCGTCATCCAACCGGATGATTTTCTGGCTACGCTCGGCGCGCGGCTGATTGACGGTGGGCTGCCGCTCGCCGGTGGAGCCCTGACGCTCGCCGCGCCGCATCCGATCATAACGCGCCGCGCCTGGCTGTGGCGGGCCGAGACAGGCGTCGTCATGGAAGCTCTGGGTTTTGGCGCCGGCAGGATGCCTGGAGCCGGGGAGGGCGATCTCGGACGCGAATGGCTGGCGCGACTGGGAACCGGTGTTGTGCACGATTACACGGTTGGGCCTCAGCGTGAGGATGCGCAATCGGAGACTCCAAAACTGGATTGGGTCGCGGCCCGTCATCTCGCGGAGCACGAATCGAACACACTGGACCAGGTGGCGCGCTTCGCCGCCGCGCCACTTGCCGCTCTCGCGGCCAGGTCGGCGCTGTCGGCGCTGCTTCAGGCCTATCTCGGGCAGCGAAGCGCGGCGCAGGTGTTGGCCGGCCGCTCTCGGCGCGAGGTTGGTGAGACGATCCGCGCCGTCCTGCTCTACAGCGATTTGCGCGACTTTACCGCCCTGTCGGAGGAGACGGACGCCGAGCAGGTCGTGGCGGCGCTCAACGCTAGCTTCGACCGCATCGCCGGCGCCGTTCACGCTTTTGGCGGCGAGGTGCTGAAATTCATCGGCGACGGGGTGCTGGCGATCTTTCCTGTCGGCGAGCGCTCGGCTTCGGAGGCTTGCGAGGCGGCGTTGCGCGCGATCGGCGCGGCGCGGGCGGGAATGGCGCAGCTCAATCAGGTTCGTTCCAGACAGGGCATGCCCGAGCTGCAGTTCGGCATGGCGCTGCATCTGGGCGACATGGTGTGGGGCAATGTCGGCACAGCCGACCGGCTGGATTTCACCGCGATCGGCCCGGCCGTGAATCTCGTCAGCAGGCTCGAAGCCCTGTGCCGGCCGCTTGGACGGAGTGTGCTGATCTCGGGGGCTGTCACGGCGGAAATATCAACGCCCTTGGTCCCGCTGGGCGAACATCAATTGCGCGGAATCGCCAGATCGTGTGCCGTCTTCGGCCTGCCGGACGGATGA
- a CDS encoding DUF1465 family protein encodes MNEPSKGSAKTIKLAERRVFSQSFKPLYQEGMGLVEQAAEYLDGKGRLEAKKLSRTAATLYAAESMRLTTRLMQVASWLLLQRAANSGEMTRDQVASEKSKVRLDTASAHDEALGWNELPKEFLGLVTRSLRLQALVRRMDEEIYGGVLQESPSAGRRANPVSDQISLLNTAFARG; translated from the coding sequence ATGAACGAGCCTTCGAAGGGCAGCGCGAAAACCATCAAGCTGGCGGAACGCCGGGTTTTCTCCCAATCCTTCAAGCCGCTCTACCAGGAGGGCATGGGCCTGGTCGAGCAGGCGGCCGAATATCTCGACGGCAAGGGCAGGCTCGAGGCCAAGAAACTGTCGCGCACGGCAGCGACGCTCTATGCCGCCGAATCGATGCGGCTCACCACCCGCCTGATGCAGGTCGCCTCCTGGCTCTTGTTGCAACGGGCGGCGAATTCCGGCGAGATGACCCGCGACCAGGTCGCCTCGGAAAAATCCAAGGTGCGCCTCGACACCGCGTCCGCGCATGACGAGGCGCTCGGCTGGAACGAGTTGCCGAAGGAGTTCCTCGGGCTGGTCACCCGTTCCCTGCGCCTGCAGGCGCTGGTGCGGCGCATGGACGAGGAAATCTACGGCGGCGTCCTGCAGGAATCGCCGTCGGCCGGCCGCAGGGCCAATCCGGTCTCCGACCAGATCAGCCTGCTCAACACCGCGTTCGCACGCGGCTGA
- a CDS encoding glycoside hydrolase family 5 protein, with amino-acid sequence MALLRAMIKTLLAALLTLGPLALPAGAASFSMKRGLNLDQWTTWPGEDKWGDREAILPYPDWRKFMKEDDLEALKDAGFDFLRMPVDPSPFLSDRTLALRDDLYASVLDSARMINRAGLKVIVDLHLIPAGGNRKIGMSQVMDDPATFEAYTEVVRKMARTLAAEDAGQVALELMNEPIVDCDSDGTNLWPDRQKKLFAAARSSATKLTLILTGGCYSNAASLARIDPKTIPDDNIIWTFHSYDPFLLTHQGATWAGDFIQYVTGLPYPLTAVPREQLDVTLNTIRDRIRAEASWTRRRGLLAYLDEQLANLDGPDKLLGIMDAPFDTVETWAKANGIKPEDITLGEFGMIRQEYGNAYVMPARYRAAYVRDMIARAEAHGFSWSLWSYGGAFGVVDAFDGDKAEPDVMNAIKSLR; translated from the coding sequence ATGGCACTGTTGAGAGCGATGATCAAGACCTTGCTGGCGGCGCTGCTGACGCTCGGCCCGCTGGCATTGCCGGCCGGCGCGGCGTCGTTTTCGATGAAGCGCGGCCTCAACCTCGACCAGTGGACGACATGGCCGGGCGAGGACAAATGGGGCGATCGCGAGGCGATCCTGCCCTATCCGGACTGGCGCAAGTTCATGAAGGAGGACGATCTCGAGGCGCTCAAGGACGCAGGCTTCGATTTCCTGCGCATGCCGGTCGATCCTTCGCCGTTCCTCTCCGACCGGACGCTTGCCTTGCGCGACGACCTCTATGCCAGCGTGCTGGACTCGGCGCGCATGATCAATCGAGCTGGCCTGAAGGTCATCGTCGACCTGCATCTGATCCCGGCCGGCGGCAACCGCAAGATCGGCATGAGCCAGGTGATGGACGATCCCGCCACCTTCGAAGCCTATACCGAGGTCGTGCGCAAGATGGCGCGCACGCTGGCTGCAGAGGATGCAGGCCAGGTCGCCCTGGAACTGATGAACGAGCCGATCGTCGATTGCGACAGCGACGGCACGAACCTGTGGCCCGATCGCCAGAAGAAATTGTTCGCGGCCGCGCGGTCTTCCGCAACGAAGCTGACTTTAATCCTCACCGGCGGCTGTTATTCCAACGCGGCTTCGCTGGCCAGGATCGATCCGAAGACGATCCCAGACGACAACATCATCTGGACCTTCCATTCCTACGATCCGTTCCTGCTGACGCATCAGGGCGCGACCTGGGCAGGCGATTTCATTCAATATGTCACCGGCCTGCCATATCCGTTGACCGCGGTGCCGCGCGAGCAACTGGATGTGACGCTGAACACCATCCGCGACAGGATCAGAGCCGAGGCGTCCTGGACCCGCCGGCGCGGCCTGCTTGCCTATCTCGACGAGCAGCTGGCGAACCTGGACGGCCCCGACAAGCTGCTCGGCATCATGGACGCGCCGTTCGACACGGTCGAGACCTGGGCGAAGGCCAACGGCATCAAACCGGAAGACATCACGCTCGGCGAGTTCGGCATGATCCGCCAGGAATACGGCAACGCCTATGTCATGCCGGCGCGATATCGGGCGGCTTACGTGCGGGACATGATCGCGCGCGCCGAGGCGCACGGCTTTTCCTGGTCGCTGTGGAGCTATGGCGGCGCTTTCGGCGTCGTCGACGCCTTCGATGGCGACAAGGCCGAGCCCGACGTGATGAACGCGATCAAATCGCTGCGTTAA
- the tolQ gene encoding protein TolQ yields the protein MENIALADPGAHLSIWALFMQAGWVVKLVMIGLLCASIWTWAIIIDKLVAFGRMRLALNRFEQVFWSGQSLEELYRTLADRKTSGMGAIFVAAMREWKKSFEKGAKSALALQTRIDKAMDLALTREMERLEGRLGFLATTGSAAPFIGLFGTVIGIMTSFQAIAASKNTSLSVVAPGIAEALLATAIGLLAAIPAVIAYNKLSSDANKLAVRMEGFADEFSAILSRQIDEKVVQKA from the coding sequence ATGGAAAACATCGCACTTGCCGACCCGGGCGCGCATTTGTCGATCTGGGCCCTGTTCATGCAGGCCGGCTGGGTGGTCAAGCTGGTGATGATCGGGCTGCTTTGCGCCTCGATCTGGACCTGGGCGATCATCATCGACAAGCTCGTCGCCTTCGGCCGCATGCGGCTGGCGCTCAACCGTTTCGAGCAGGTGTTCTGGTCGGGGCAGTCGCTGGAAGAGCTCTACCGCACGCTTGCCGACCGCAAGACCAGCGGCATGGGCGCGATCTTCGTCGCCGCCATGCGCGAGTGGAAGAAGAGCTTCGAGAAGGGCGCCAAATCGGCGCTGGCGCTGCAGACGCGCATCGACAAGGCGATGGACCTGGCGCTGACCCGCGAGATGGAAAGGCTGGAGGGACGCCTCGGCTTCCTCGCCACCACCGGCTCGGCCGCCCCGTTCATCGGCCTGTTCGGCACCGTCATCGGCATCATGACGTCGTTCCAGGCGATTGCGGCTTCCAAGAACACCAGCCTGTCGGTGGTTGCGCCCGGCATCGCCGAGGCGCTCTTGGCGACGGCCATCGGCCTGCTCGCCGCCATCCCCGCCGTCATCGCCTACAACAAGCTGTCATCGGATGCGAACAAACTCGCGGTGCGCATGGAAGGGTTCGCGGACGAGTTCTCCGCCATACTCTCGCGCCAAATCGATGAAAAAGTCGTGCAGAAGGCCTGA
- a CDS encoding thiamine phosphate synthase, whose translation MNDAKPPNRCRIVLIAPPLASAEHICAAFEGGDVASLILPENGMDDATFQAFAEKIVPVAQSAGVAVIITGDSRIAGRVQADGIHVEAGRQELAETIERVQGKMMVGTGGAKTRDDALELGEERPDYMFFGRFGYDNKPEPHPRNLSLGEWWAQMIQIPCIVMAGSELGSVETVAATGAEFVALSSAVFANGLDPRAAVAAANALLDETAPRFES comes from the coding sequence ATGAACGACGCAAAGCCGCCCAACCGCTGCCGTATCGTGCTGATTGCGCCGCCGCTTGCGTCGGCGGAACACATTTGCGCGGCGTTCGAAGGCGGCGACGTCGCCTCGCTGATCCTGCCCGAAAACGGCATGGACGACGCTACCTTCCAGGCTTTCGCCGAAAAGATCGTGCCGGTCGCTCAAAGTGCCGGCGTCGCCGTCATCATCACCGGCGACAGCCGTATTGCCGGCCGCGTCCAGGCCGACGGCATCCACGTCGAGGCAGGCAGGCAGGAGCTCGCCGAGACGATCGAGCGCGTGCAGGGCAAGATGATGGTCGGCACCGGCGGCGCCAAGACCCGTGACGACGCGCTGGAGCTTGGCGAGGAGCGGCCCGACTACATGTTCTTCGGCCGCTTCGGCTACGACAACAAGCCGGAACCGCACCCGCGCAACCTGTCGCTCGGCGAATGGTGGGCACAGATGATCCAGATCCCTTGCATCGTCATGGCCGGATCGGAGCTCGGCTCGGTCGAAACGGTCGCCGCCACCGGGGCCGAGTTCGTGGCGCTCTCCAGCGCCGTCTTCGCTAACGGCCTCGATCCGCGTGCGGCGGTCGCCGCCGCCAACGCGCTCCTCGACGAAACCGCGCCGCGCTTCGAGAGTTGA
- the ybgC gene encoding tol-pal system-associated acyl-CoA thioesterase, which produces MDDHGESALSAGLSGALTEFGHRLMARVYYADTDFSGVVYHARYLEFLERGRSDYLRFAGVHHTELAEGKHGERIVWVVRRMEIDFRAPARIDDILTIDTRTEGISGARIFMAQQLKRGGEVLVEAKVEAAIIGENGRPRRFPREWVAAFMPKGRG; this is translated from the coding sequence ATGGACGATCATGGTGAATCGGCGCTCAGCGCCGGACTTTCCGGAGCGCTGACGGAATTCGGCCACCGCCTGATGGCGCGGGTCTATTACGCCGATACCGATTTCTCCGGCGTCGTCTACCATGCGCGCTATCTCGAATTCCTCGAGCGCGGCCGCTCCGACTATCTCAGGTTCGCCGGCGTCCATCACACCGAATTGGCTGAAGGCAAGCACGGCGAGCGCATTGTCTGGGTGGTGCGGCGCATGGAGATCGACTTTCGCGCGCCGGCCCGCATCGACGACATCCTGACCATCGACACGCGCACCGAGGGCATTTCCGGCGCCCGCATCTTCATGGCGCAGCAACTGAAGCGTGGCGGCGAGGTGCTGGTCGAGGCAAAGGTCGAGGCGGCGATCATCGGCGAGAATGGCCGGCCGAGGCGATTCCCGCGGGAATGGGTAGCAGCATTCATGCCGAAAGGTCGCGGCTGA
- a CDS encoding metallophosphoesterase, giving the protein MITRRGFLRLIGGSFFSMVSLSAYAVGIEPMLLTHVQRYSLTPPHWPAGLKLRIVALADIHACRPWMTPERIASLAAEANALQPDLIVLLGDYTAGTKLVTGWVRVAEWAEALSGLKAPLGVLSILGNHDWWTDIFAQRAEAGPTQSRKALEHVGIPVLENDVVRLEKDGHGFWIAGLADQLALLPNKAKGRHGFQGLDDLDGTLAKVKGSDPIILLAHEPDIFPKVPWRVSLTLSGHTHGGQVRLFGYSPVVPSDYGNRFAYGHVVENDRNLIVSGGLGFSIVPVRFGVRPEILQIDLG; this is encoded by the coding sequence ATGATCACCAGACGTGGTTTCCTGCGCCTCATCGGCGGCTCGTTCTTCTCCATGGTGTCGCTTAGCGCCTATGCCGTCGGCATCGAGCCGATGCTGCTCACCCATGTGCAGCGCTATTCGCTGACGCCGCCGCACTGGCCCGCTGGTCTCAAGTTGCGCATTGTGGCGCTGGCCGACATCCACGCCTGCCGGCCCTGGATGACGCCGGAGCGCATCGCCTCGCTTGCCGCCGAGGCCAATGCGCTGCAGCCGGATCTGATCGTCCTGCTCGGTGATTATACCGCCGGCACCAAGCTGGTGACCGGCTGGGTGCGGGTGGCGGAATGGGCCGAGGCGCTGTCGGGGCTGAAGGCGCCGCTCGGCGTGCTCTCGATCCTCGGCAATCACGACTGGTGGACCGATATTTTTGCGCAGCGCGCCGAAGCCGGCCCAACCCAGTCGCGCAAGGCGCTCGAGCATGTCGGCATTCCCGTGCTGGAGAACGATGTCGTGCGGCTGGAAAAAGATGGGCATGGGTTCTGGATCGCCGGACTGGCGGACCAGCTTGCTTTGCTGCCCAACAAAGCGAAAGGCCGTCACGGCTTCCAAGGTCTGGATGACCTGGACGGCACCTTGGCCAAGGTGAAAGGAAGCGATCCGATCATCCTGCTCGCGCATGAGCCTGACATTTTTCCCAAGGTGCCATGGCGGGTGTCGCTTACGCTCTCCGGCCACACCCATGGTGGACAGGTGCGGCTGTTCGGCTATTCGCCGGTGGTGCCTTCGGACTATGGCAACCGCTTCGCCTATGGCCATGTCGTGGAAAACGACCGCAATCTGATCGTTTCCGGCGGGCTCGGCTTCAGCATCGTGCCTGTGCGTTTCGGCGTGCGGCCGGAGATCCTGCAGATCGATCTCGGCTGA
- a CDS encoding type II toxin-antitoxin system VapC family toxin translates to MKISTLIDTNVLIDVWGPAGPLTEWSADAIASCHREGALVINTIVWSELAPLIATEAQLKRAVEKLEMDREFLPWEAAFLAGITHSRYRRAGGVRERTLPDFFIGAHAAVAGHRLLTRDAARYRSYYPDLDIISPETHPMSAST, encoded by the coding sequence GTGAAGATCTCGACGTTGATTGACACGAATGTGCTGATCGACGTCTGGGGACCGGCCGGACCGCTGACGGAATGGTCAGCAGATGCGATTGCTTCCTGTCACCGCGAAGGCGCATTGGTCATCAACACGATCGTCTGGTCCGAACTCGCGCCGCTGATAGCGACAGAAGCGCAGCTCAAGAGAGCGGTCGAAAAGCTGGAGATGGATCGTGAGTTTCTGCCTTGGGAAGCGGCATTCCTCGCCGGTATCACGCATTCCCGTTACCGCCGGGCCGGCGGCGTCCGGGAACGAACCTTGCCGGATTTTTTCATCGGCGCCCATGCGGCCGTCGCTGGGCACCGTCTCTTGACACGCGACGCCGCCCGTTACCGCAGCTATTATCCCGATCTCGATATCATCTCTCCGGAAACGCATCCCATGAGCGCCAGCACATGA
- a CDS encoding AbrB/MazE/SpoVT family DNA-binding domain-containing protein, whose amino-acid sequence MRVTTKGQVTIPKQIRDHLGIGPGSEVEFVATNEGARLVAVNENVSEEEASRRFKDVLAGMAGTLDLGGMTADDYIEWLRGPREDLDVD is encoded by the coding sequence ATGCGGGTCACGACCAAGGGTCAAGTTACAATCCCCAAACAAATAAGGGATCACCTGGGTATAGGGCCGGGCTCCGAGGTGGAGTTCGTCGCCACGAACGAGGGCGCCCGGCTTGTCGCCGTCAACGAAAACGTTTCCGAGGAAGAAGCGTCCCGCAGATTTAAGGACGTTCTCGCCGGCATGGCTGGAACCCTGGATCTGGGGGGCATGACTGCCGACGACTACATCGAATGGCTGAGGGGACCGCGTGAAGATCTCGACGTTGATTGA
- the ruvB gene encoding Holliday junction branch migration DNA helicase RuvB, producing MNLSPRLIAPDKRGEDADQTLRPQTLDEFVGQAAVRANLKVFVDAAKGRGEALDHVLFVGPPGLGKTTLAQIMARELGVNFRSTSGPVIAKAGDLAALLTNLEDRDVLFIDEIHRLNPAVEEILYPAMEDFQLDLIIGEGPAARSVKIDLARFTLVAATTRLGLLTNPLRDRFGIPVRLNFYTVEELEQIVRRGARILQMPLGDDGALEIARRARGTPRIAGRLLRRVRDFASVAGDGHVDKRIADEALTRLEVDGLGLDALDRRYLSMIARNFGGGPVGIETIAAGLSEPRDAIEDIIEPYLIQQGFIQRTPRGRVLTANAWRHLGLDAPKDLAQQQISLFQEE from the coding sequence ATGAACCTTTCGCCCCGCCTCATTGCCCCCGACAAGCGCGGCGAGGATGCCGACCAGACGCTGCGGCCGCAGACGCTCGACGAATTCGTCGGCCAGGCGGCGGTGCGGGCCAATTTGAAGGTCTTCGTCGATGCCGCCAAAGGGCGCGGCGAGGCACTCGATCATGTGCTGTTCGTCGGTCCGCCCGGCCTCGGCAAGACGACGCTGGCGCAGATCATGGCGCGCGAGCTCGGCGTCAATTTCCGCTCGACCTCGGGTCCTGTCATCGCCAAGGCCGGCGATCTGGCGGCGCTGCTTACCAATCTCGAGGATCGCGATGTGCTGTTCATCGACGAGATCCACCGCCTCAATCCAGCGGTCGAGGAAATCCTTTATCCGGCAATGGAGGATTTCCAGCTTGATCTCATCATCGGCGAAGGACCGGCGGCTCGCTCGGTCAAGATCGACCTTGCCCGTTTCACGCTGGTCGCCGCGACGACCAGGCTCGGGCTTTTGACCAATCCGCTGCGCGACCGTTTCGGCATTCCGGTCAGGCTCAATTTCTACACGGTCGAGGAACTGGAGCAGATCGTGCGCCGCGGCGCCCGCATCCTGCAGATGCCGCTCGGCGACGACGGCGCGCTGGAGATCGCAAGGCGCGCCCGCGGCACGCCGCGCATCGCCGGCCGGCTCTTGCGCCGGGTGCGCGATTTCGCCTCCGTCGCCGGCGACGGCCATGTCGACAAGCGTATCGCCGACGAGGCGCTGACGCGGCTGGAAGTCGACGGGCTCGGCCTCGACGCGCTCGACCGACGCTATCTGTCGATGATCGCCCGCAATTTCGGCGGCGGCCCCGTCGGCATCGAGACGATCGCGGCCGGGCTTTCCGAGCCACGTGACGCGATCGAGGACATCATCGAGCCCTATCTCATCCAGCAGGGTTTCATCCAGCGCACGCCGCGCGGCCGCGTGCTGACCGCCAATGCCTGGCGGCATCTCGGCCTAGATGCGCCGAAGGATCTTGCCCAGCAGCAGATCAGCCTGTTCCAGGAAGAGTAA
- the ruvA gene encoding Holliday junction branch migration protein RuvA, translating into MIGKLKGTLDEVEEDFCVVDVHGVGYVAYCSTRTLAALPSPGEAVVLFIETYVREDMIRLYGFQSVLEREWFRLLMNNVQGVGAKVALAILSTLTPAELANAIALRDIAMVSRAPGVGKKVAERIVTELRTKAPAYAGAATGTIGLKQELGEGVAPAPITDAVSALVNLGYSRDIAANAVSAALKTAGEGADASKLIRFGLKELAR; encoded by the coding sequence ATGATCGGCAAGCTGAAGGGCACGCTGGACGAGGTCGAGGAGGATTTCTGCGTCGTCGACGTGCACGGCGTCGGCTATGTCGCCTATTGCTCGACGCGCACGCTGGCCGCGCTACCCTCGCCCGGCGAGGCGGTGGTGCTGTTCATCGAGACCTATGTGCGCGAGGACATGATCCGGCTCTATGGTTTCCAGTCGGTGCTGGAGCGCGAATGGTTCCGGCTCTTGATGAACAATGTGCAAGGCGTCGGCGCCAAGGTGGCGCTGGCGATCCTGTCGACGCTGACGCCGGCCGAACTCGCCAATGCCATCGCTTTGCGCGACATCGCCATGGTCTCCCGCGCCCCCGGCGTCGGCAAAAAGGTGGCCGAGCGCATCGTCACCGAATTGCGGACCAAGGCGCCTGCCTATGCGGGTGCGGCCACCGGCACGATCGGGCTGAAGCAGGAGCTTGGCGAAGGCGTGGCGCCCGCGCCGATCACCGACGCGGTCTCGGCATTGGTCAATCTCGGCTATTCGCGCGACATCGCCGCCAATGCCGTTTCGGCGGCGCTGAAGACGGCCGGCGAGGGCGCCGACGCCTCCAAGCTGATCCGCTTCGGGTTGAAGGAACTGGCGCGGTGA